The nucleotide sequence GTACCTGCCCTCAGCGAACTCGCGATATGACCCGTCTTGAGCGTGACCAGAAGATGCACAAGAGAGCGTGACCGCGGCCGCGATAACCAACAGACCGAAACGCTCCGCTCTCATCTTGAACGCACCGACTGGGATTCCCTTGCCGCCTAACAATAAATAGGCGACAAGCTGTCGCGAAACAAATGCGACAGACACTCGTATAGCGTGAATTTGTCGCGCATAAGTGATTGTCTAAAATAGAGCACGACCGTCGCTATGCGTCAATCGGCGCGACGGAGTAGGCGACACGGCCCGCGACCGCGGACTGCGAGCTCGCGTTCACTTACCAGTGTCTTTGCGCGCCGCGACCATCGGGGCTGCGCTGTCGTGCGGCGCGGGGAGCGCCGGCCGTGAACAGTCCGATGGTGAACAGAATCGCGATATCTACGGTCACCATCGCGAGGTGAAACCAGTTTTCCACGTGACCGGTCATCTGGGCCACGACGTGATAGACCAACGCGCCCACGAGCGCGACACCCAAGACCCGCGTGACTACCCGGCCTACTCTTGGCCGGTAGAACGAAGCGCAGACGAGGTTCCCACGATCAACGACGGGATGTGGACGAAGCCGATGGCCATCGGGACGGGGAACGTTTAGAAAAGAAACGCGTCCCAGAACCCGCCCGGCGACGAGTTAGGTGTCGAAAAGTGCGCAAGGCCGGCCACGGTGCCTGACGCTGCGACGCTCGCGATCCAGTACCAGATGGCTACAGGCACGCGTCGAACTCCGGCCGGTGGCTGGTTCCATCGTCAGCGCCGGCGGGGCTCGCGGTAGGCCGAGTCGAAATTCGCGCGATTCGGCATCACGACCTTCGGCAGCGTCGTCGCGTCCATGACGGCGTTCTGCTCGATGACGCCGTTCAACGCCAAGAGATACGCCGTCAGCGCGTAGGTCTCGTCGGGCGTCAGCGAGTGCGGGGTCACATACGGCATCGCGCGGCGAACGTAGTCGAAGACCGTCGTCGCATAGGGCCAGTAGCTGCCGATCGTGCGGATCGGCGCCGCTTCTTTCAGCGTGCCCTGCCCGCCGACGAGCCGATCGTTCGGCTGTCCCGCGCCATCGACGCCGTGGCACGCGGCGCACTTCGCCTCGTAGACGGTTTTGCCCGCGGCCGCGGTGCCCGAGCCCGGCGGCAAGCCGGCGCCGTCGGGGCCGATGCTCACGTCCCAACCGGCGACCTGCTCCGGCGTCGCGGGCACCCCGAGCCCCGGGCCTTCTTGCGCGGCCGCGCACGCGAGCCACGCGAACGATGCGGCAGCGGCGGCGAGTCGGCGCTCAAACATAGACGTTGCTCACTGCGCCGCCCGCCGCGACGCTCCAGCTCTGGATCGCGTTGTAGTGATAGCGGAACTGCGCGCCGCGCGCGGCCATCAGCGCCGCACGCGTCGGTTGCACGGCGCCCGTCTCGTCGACGGCGCGGCTCATCAGCACGCTCGGGCTGCCGTCCCAGCGCCACGGCATGCGGAAACGCGTGAACGCTTTCGGTAACGCAGGCCCGTCGAGCGCTGCTTGCGCGAAGCTCTTGCCGCCGTCGGCCGAGATCTCGACGCGGCGGATGCGGCCGAAGCCGGACCACGCCACTCCCGAGATCTGATAGAGCCCCGCCCCTTGCATCGTCTGCATGCCGGACGGCGACGTGATGACGGACTTCACTTCCATGGGGAACGTGAACAGCTTCGCGCGCCCGTTGGGCAGGAGATCGGAGTACTTCGACGTCTCGTCCTTCGTCATTGTCGGCTCGGCCGTCACCTTGATGCGGCGCAGCCACTTCACGTTCATGTTGCCTTCGTAGCCCGGCAGGAACAGGCGCACGGGATACCCCTGCTCGGGGCGCAAGCGCTCGCCGTTCTGATACAGCGCGAGGATCG is from Gemmatimonadaceae bacterium and encodes:
- a CDS encoding cytochrome c codes for the protein MFERRLAAAAASFAWLACAAAQEGPGLGVPATPEQVAGWDVSIGPDGAGLPPGSGTAAAGKTVYEAKCAACHGVDGAGQPNDRLVGGQGTLKEAAPIRTIGSYWPYATTVFDYVRRAMPYVTPHSLTPDETYALTAYLLALNGVIEQNAVMDATTLPKVVMPNRANFDSAYREPRRR